DNA sequence from the Cetobacterium somerae ATCC BAA-474 genome:
GGTGCGCTACCGGACTGCGCTATATTCCGACTATTTAGTTTTTGTAACTCGCTTTCGTTCGCTACAAAATTATAGTATCATAAATTCTTATTTATGTCAACAAAGTTTTTTTATTTTTTTTATTTTTTTATTTATACCTCAAAAAAAAGGATTGATTTTATTAAAAAAGAATAATAATTTATATACAAATATAAAAAGTTTTTCTATAATATCTATAATCATTTTTAGTTAAGGAGGTTTTTTATAATGAAAAATACAAAACTTATTTGTTCTGTTCTTTTAGCTGGATCTCTTTTTGGGGCTTGTACAGCTACTGGATACAATAACAAAACTACTGGTACTGCTGGTGGAGCCGCAGTAGGTGCTTTAATTGGACAAGCTATTGGACAAGATACAAAAGGAACACTTATCGGAGCTGGTATTGGAGCTCTTGCTGGTTTAGGTTGGGGAGCATATAAAGATCAACAAACAAAAGAATTACAAGCTAGATTACAAAATACTCAAGTTAAAGTTACAGACGAAGGAAATTACATAAATCTTAATCTTCCTGGTGGAGTTACATTCCCTACAAATGGATATGTTATAGGAAATGGATTCTATGGACCTTTAAATGATATTGCTTCTGTTTTAAATCAATATCCTGAAACAAGAATAGTTATTTCAGGTAATACAGATAATACAGGTGCTTACTCTTATAACATGGACTTATCTGTTAAAAGAGCAAGAAGTGTTGCTGATTATTTAGTACGTAGAGGAGTAAATCCTAACAGAATAACTATTAATGGATTTGGACCTGATAGACCTATAGCTAGTAACTCAACTGCTTCTGGTAGAGCACAAAATAGAAGAGTTGAAATTCAGATTTTCCCAGCTTATTAATAAAATTAAAGAGGGCCTAATTGGCCCTCTTTTTAATTCTTTACTTTTTCTAACGCTTTTTTAGTAGCTTCCCTTATACCTTCTGATGTATATGTAGCTCCTGAAACAACATCGAACTCAGCATTTTGATTTTTTAGAATATATGTTTTCAATGTATCTACAGCTGGATCAGCTATTGGTGGTGTATCTTGATGAGCAACATCCACTCCAATAATTTTAAATCCATCACCTTTTGGTTTTACTTGTAATTTTACAGTTAAATCACCATTATACCCAGTTCCAATCTCTTCAATAACTAATGGTCCTGGCTTATTTGCCTCATATACTCCTAACAACAATCCTACCGCTATAAAAGCTAGCACTACTTTTTTCCTTAAAGATTCTTTATTCATCTATAACCCCTTTTATTTTTTCGGTATTAATCTAGGAACTACCTTATCTCTACCTTCTAATCCAACTTTTTGGATATACTCAATTAAAACCTCATCTAATGCTGGATAATGCCCTAATTCTTTTCCACCAGCTAAAGATGAATATCCATCTCCACCTGCTGCCATAAAGTCATTTGTTGCTACAACATATGTTTTATTTGGATTTAATTTTTCATTTCCTATTTTAATTTCTAAAACTCTTCTGTATGCTGGATTTTTAACATTAAATTTAACTGTCATTCCTGCAACTTGTGCCATTGCACCTAGCGATTCTGGATATGATCTAATTCCGTTTTCAACAGCTTTTTGTAAATCTGACCCTTTTACTTCTTTTGTAATTACATAGTTTCCAAATGGCAATACACTAATTACATCTCCTACTGTAACCTCTCCTGGATTAATAGAAGCTCTAATTCCTCCTCCATTTGTAAGAGCTACATCTGCTCCTGTTTTCCATAACATTGCATCTGTTATTAATTGAGAAAGATTTGTTTCTCCTGTTCTAACAAAAGCTCTATCTCCTTCTAATAAAATTGGTGACTCTCCAACTTTAACACTTGTTATCATTTCTTGCTTTTTAGAAATTTCATCTATCGTTGC
Encoded proteins:
- a CDS encoding OmpA family protein is translated as MKNTKLICSVLLAGSLFGACTATGYNNKTTGTAGGAAVGALIGQAIGQDTKGTLIGAGIGALAGLGWGAYKDQQTKELQARLQNTQVKVTDEGNYINLNLPGGVTFPTNGYVIGNGFYGPLNDIASVLNQYPETRIVISGNTDNTGAYSYNMDLSVKRARSVADYLVRRGVNPNRITINGFGPDRPIASNSTASGRAQNRRVEIQIFPAY
- a CDS encoding FMN-binding protein, yielding MNKESLRKKVVLAFIAVGLLLGVYEANKPGPLVIEEIGTGYNGDLTVKLQVKPKGDGFKIIGVDVAHQDTPPIADPAVDTLKTYILKNQNAEFDVVSGATYTSEGIREATKKALEKVKN